From Methylocystis sp. ATCC 49242, one genomic window encodes:
- a CDS encoding MBL fold metallo-hydrolase — MAQAANIQAFFDEPTFTITYLVSDPATKKAAIIDPVLDYEPGGGVADSRSIDAILAAARDQGLTVEWVLETHAHADHLSAAPVVKAATGAKIGIGEKITEVQKIFRPIFEADDLKPDGADFDRLFADGEKFLLGELEVEVLFTPGHTPADISYKIGDAVFVGDTLFMPDYGTARADFPGGDARALYHSICRLLALPPQTRLFMCHDYKAPGRDVYLWETTVAEERAKNVQIRDGVSEEEFVASRKARDRELAAPRLLLPSVQVNIRAGNFPPASADGVRRLKIPVKFRGSAGRQ; from the coding sequence ATGGCTCAGGCGGCGAATATCCAGGCCTTTTTCGACGAGCCCACCTTCACCATCACCTATCTCGTCTCCGACCCCGCGACGAAAAAGGCGGCGATCATCGACCCCGTGCTCGATTATGAGCCGGGCGGCGGCGTCGCCGATTCGCGCTCCATCGACGCCATCCTCGCCGCCGCGCGCGATCAGGGCCTGACGGTCGAATGGGTTCTGGAGACGCACGCCCACGCCGACCATCTTTCGGCCGCGCCGGTCGTGAAGGCGGCGACGGGCGCGAAAATCGGCATCGGCGAGAAGATCACCGAGGTGCAGAAGATTTTCCGGCCCATCTTCGAGGCGGATGATCTGAAGCCGGATGGCGCCGATTTCGACCGGCTATTCGCCGATGGCGAGAAATTCCTGCTTGGCGAACTGGAGGTCGAGGTCCTGTTCACGCCCGGCCATACGCCCGCGGACATATCCTACAAGATCGGCGATGCGGTCTTCGTCGGCGACACGCTGTTCATGCCCGATTACGGGACCGCGCGGGCCGATTTCCCCGGCGGCGACGCCCGCGCGCTCTATCATTCGATCTGCCGCCTGCTGGCGTTACCGCCGCAGACGAGGCTCTTCATGTGTCACGACTACAAGGCGCCCGGTCGCGACGTCTATCTCTGGGAGACGACCGTCGCCGAGGAGCGCGCGAAAAATGTGCAGATCAGGGACGGCGTGAGCGAAGAGGAATTCGTCGCCTCGCGCAAGGCGCGCGACCGCGAGCTCGCGGCGCCCCGGCTGTTGCTGCCGTCAGTACAGGTCAATATTCGCGCCGGAAACTTCCCGCCCGCCAGCGCCGACGGCGTGCGGCGCCTGAAAATCCCGGTGAAATTCAGGGGATCGGCTGGCCGGCAATAA
- a CDS encoding sulfite exporter TauE/SafE family protein: MTLASPELLQLGAAVLSGVFVGFSLGLVGGGGSVLAVPLLVYFVGVGDPHVAIGTSAVAVAANALASLGNHARAGTIKWRCASVFALFGVAGAFGGSTLGKMLDGQKLLALFGLLMLVVGAVMFRRRGGEGFHAVRLNRDNFPRLAALGLVIGGLSGFFGIGGGFLVVPGLMLASDMPILYAIGSSLVSVTAFGVTTAGNYALSGLVDWPLAGGILGGGVIGGMIGAATGRRLSTQRGALAAVFAMIIVAVAIYVLWRSAAALGLLELAKDWLSTPSAPR, from the coding sequence ATGACATTGGCTTCGCCCGAACTTCTTCAACTGGGCGCGGCCGTGCTCTCTGGCGTCTTCGTCGGTTTTTCCCTCGGCCTTGTCGGGGGCGGCGGCTCGGTCCTCGCCGTGCCATTGCTCGTCTATTTCGTCGGCGTCGGCGATCCGCATGTCGCCATCGGCACGAGCGCCGTGGCCGTCGCCGCGAACGCGCTGGCGAGCCTCGGCAATCACGCCCGCGCCGGCACGATCAAATGGCGCTGCGCCTCCGTCTTCGCGCTCTTCGGCGTCGCCGGCGCCTTCGGCGGCTCGACGCTCGGCAAGATGCTGGATGGCCAGAAGCTTCTTGCGCTCTTCGGCCTGCTGATGCTCGTGGTGGGCGCGGTGATGTTCCGGCGTCGCGGCGGGGAGGGTTTTCACGCCGTGCGGCTGAACCGCGACAACTTCCCCCGCCTCGCGGCGCTTGGCCTCGTCATCGGCGGGCTTTCCGGCTTTTTCGGCATCGGCGGCGGGTTTCTCGTCGTGCCCGGCCTGATGCTCGCCTCCGATATGCCGATTCTCTACGCCATCGGATCGTCGCTCGTCTCGGTCACGGCCTTCGGCGTCACCACCGCGGGCAATTACGCGCTCTCGGGCCTCGTCGACTGGCCGCTCGCGGGCGGCATTCTCGGCGGCGGGGTGATCGGCGGCATGATCGGCGCGGCGACCGGGCGGCGCCTCTCGACGCAGCGCGGCGCCCTGGCGGCGGTCTTCGCGATGATCATCGTCGCGGTGGCGATCTATGTGCTCTGGCGCAGCGCCGCGGCGCTCGGCCTTCTCGAACTCGCGAAGGACTGGCTCTCTACGCCGTCAGCTCCGCGCTGA